The genomic window GCGGATGGGGTGTTCATGCATGAAGCGGAACCGATCCCTGCCCACCTGACCGATGTGGCACCACGGGTGAAGGAAGCTGAATGTGCGGTGGGCTTTGTGCTCGATCCTGATGCCGATCGACTGGCACTGATTGATGAAAACGGCAAATGCATCTCCGAGGAACTGACTTTAGCGCTCGCGGTGCAGTTTCGGCTGGCAGAATCTCCCGGCCCGGTGGTAATTAACATGTCGTCATCCCGTGTGGTGGAAGATCTGGCGATGGCGGCAGGGGTCTTGTTTCACCGCACTGCCGTGGGAGAGGCCAACGTGGTAGCGGGCATGAAAGCCATGGGGGCAGTGATTGGAGGGGAAGGTAACGGAGGTGTGATCGATCCTCGTCTTGGCTGGGTACGCGATCCTTTTGCGGCCATGCCGATGATTCTGCAGCACATGCAACGCACCAAAAAGCCGCTTTCGCAACTGGTGGCCGAACTGCCCAAGTATGAAATGTTAAAGCAAAAGTATGACATTGATCGTGCCATCCTGCCAACCGCACTGGAAGCGATTCAGGATCAGTGGTCCGATGCCCAGATTGACACCACCGACGGCCTGCGTTTGGACTGGAAAGACAGTTGGGTGCATATCCGGCCCAGTAATACAGAACCAGTGGTGCGTGTCATCGCCGAGGCACCCACGCGGGATCAAGCGGAAAAATTATGCACAGAAGCGGCGAAACACTTCAATTCCTGAATAAAATCGAACAGAACTACAGAACCGTCACCATTTCGTAGGAAGATCCGATGTTTTTACCTGTTGTTGCTGTGCTGCGTGTTCTGATGAAACCGACTGCACTCTTCGTCGCACTGCTATTGTCGCAACTGCTTATTCAGCAAGGGTTTGCGCAAACAACCCCTGCGACAGAAGCGGTAGCACAATTGAAAAAGTTTCTGGAAAAGAACCCAAAATCATTAGAAAGCCTTAATGATTCGTGTTTGACCACCGCGTTGGGGAAAGCGGAAGCCGAAGAAGCCAAGAAACTTCTTTGGCAGTGGCACACCGATCGCCTGAAGGTGGAGCGAAAGCAGGAAGATGAACAGAAGAAAATAACTGAAGGCAAGCTCGAAATGCCTTACGATTTCACCATTTACGGCAAAAAGCCCAAAGATGGTCATAGTTTGTGGATTTCCATGCATGGAGGTGGGGGTGCACCTGCCCGCGTTAACGATCAGCAGTGGAATAATCAAAAGAAGCTTTATCAGTTAGAGGAAGGGATTTATCTGGCACCGCGTGCTCCCACCAACACCTGGAATTTGTGGCACGAAGGGCATATCGACCGGATGTTTACCCGCCTGATCGAAAACTTTGTGGTGCTGCATGGCGTCAATCCTAACCGCATTTACATGCTGGGCTACTCTGCAGGTGGGGATGGTGTCTACCAGTTAGCCCCACGAATGGCCGATCAGTTTGCGGCTGCAGCAATGATGGCAGGCCACCCGAATGGTGTTTCGCTGCTGTCCGTGCGGAATTTACCCTTCGCACTACAGGTCGGTGGAAATGACAGTGCCTACAAACGCAACGAAGTGGGGGCACAATACGGCAAACTATTAGAAAAATATCACAAAGAAGACCCCGAAGGCTACACCCACCTGGTGAAGATTCATGAAGGGAAAGGCCACTGGATGAACCTGGAAGATAAGATCGCCCTGCCCTGGATGGCAAAGTTTACGCGTAACCCCTTACCAGATAAGGTTGTATGGAAGCAAACGGGTGTCCCACATCAACATTTTTACTGGGTCGGCTTACCCGAAGGTGGGGCAAAGCCGAACACACTAGTGGTTGCCCAGCGAAGCAAAGACAAGATAACAATTGCCCAGGTTGAAGGCATTTCGGAGCTGATTCTCCACCTCGACGACCGGATGTTCGATCTCGACAAGCCAGTTGATATCGAAATTGCCAACCAGGCATCGGAAAACGTCAAAGTACAGCGAAACATTCAAACAATCATCAAATCGCTGACACGTGGCGACCGCGAATACCTCTTTTCAGCACAGGTAACTTTAAAAATCGCCCAGAACTGATGCGAAACCTATCTGAAGGTTCTTCCGTCAGTCTTACGCTTCCCCTGGAAGTTCAATTCCTTTTTTTGCCAGCAACAAAGTCAACTGATCTGCGGCCAGACGTGGCTCATCCATCAGCAACGATTGCATCTCTGTCAGAATAAATGTTTCCAGCTCATCGCCGGTCCAGCCCTGGCTGGTCAGGCGTTGGCCAATCACCTGATAGCACCGATCCCGCAACGCATCGGTGTGGCGGGAAATGGTACCTTCATGAACTTTTAATTGTTGGGCAATCTGCCGTTGAGAAAAGCGATACCGCCAACGAAGTCCCAGTAGCAGAATTTCTGCATCGGAAAGAGAATTCAGCCAGTCTCGTGCGGCACTGCAGAAGGCATCGTGCCACCGATCGTCCTGAGTTTGTGGGATGGGCAGTGCCAGATCGTCATCCGGTAACGCCGCAGTCGGGTGGTGCGACCGCATTTGCGATACGTGCCAGTTCTGAAAAACGCGAATCAGCCACGGTGCCAGTGGGCGTTGACCGTCGTAGCGGGCCATAATCGGCAGAGAATTAGGGTTGTTCGCCACTAACAGGTGGGTCCAGAATTCCTGAATGACTCCTTCCTGTCGTTCTTCATCCCGAGGGTACAGCCGGATCGCACGTGCCCGCAACGCATCCACCAGCAGGGTATCGCTTCGGCCAGTGCGGGTGGCAAACAGAATTTCCCAGGCTCGGTTATTGTTTTCAATGCAGCCGTTGCAGATGTACCAGTCCAGTACGTACAGCGAATCGAAATACGTGGGCCAGGTAACCACTTCATGAGGATTTTTAGCCAGATAAAGCTGCAATGTGCGTTGCAGGTGGTAAGTGCATTGGTCCATGCTCAACTGCAGTGCGGGAAGTTGCATCCTGCAGTAGTGATACAGGACAAAAGTCCGATCGTGTGGGGGCGGTTCCGTATTCACCATATACCAACTTTAACAGTTGCCCGCAGATAAGGCAACATTCTGCACCTATCTCCCGATTTTAGTGCGATTACTTTGGCTGAAAAAACAGCACTTCTACCCGCGTGGGTGACACGGAACTACCTGCGGGTTCGACTACGGGTGAAAGGTCCATCCCCATCCCCAGTGGGGTTATTTCCCGACCTCTCCAGAAACTGATATCATCCACTTTCTTATCTTTGAGAAACTTCACAATTGCCTCTGCCTGCATTTTCGACAGCGCTTTGGCACCAGCAGGGGTGTGCTCTTTCGATTCCGGGTCTACAAAAACGCACACCACCACATTGGATTTTTTAATTTTGTTGGAATTCAGCCAGTTGGCTACTTCCGTCAGGTGGCGATGCCCCTCTTCAGACAGCACACTGGAATTGTGGGCAAACAACGCATCCGGGTTGTACAGCACGCGATGTCGATCGAAATTCGGCTGTACCATCAACTTGGCAGCATCTTCCACATAACTCCGCACGATCGGCATCGATTTTATCGCTTCTGCATCCTGGCGGATCGCTGTCACTGCTTCGTTGCCGTTTCGCACAAACTGCTTCATTTCGCCCAGATCACTCTTGATGGTATCCACCCCTTCATCAACTTTTGCCAGTGTTTTCCTGGTATCAGTGCGAAGATCTGCCACTGCGGAATCGAGATTTTTCACCAGTTTTCTGGAATCGGAAGTAATCACTTTCAGATCGTTGTAAATTTCTTCATCGTTCAGCAATTTGGGCAGAGTGCCTTTGCCATCCTGAATTTTCGCCAGCATCGTATCGACCTGTTCCGCAACGACCGTCAGGCGATCGGTTACTTCCGTCACCCCGCCGGCACTGCGAAGTTGCAGTGGCTGGTCCTGATACGGTCCTGCTGTACTGTTTCCGGGTAATAACGCCAGTTGCGAGGTACCCAGCAGCCCACTGCTTAACACGCGGGCCGCGGCATCGCCATGCAGCCGACGATAGGCCTCTTCATCAATCTTCAGAGTAATGGTTACCCCTGGGTGGTCGCTGGCAAAAGCCACGTCCTGCACCTGACCGATGTTTAGCCCTGCCATCTGCACGTGGCTGCCAGGTCGGATCGATTGTGCGTCCGGTGCGTGAATAATGAGGGTGTGCTGCCTGCTCCACAGGCCGAAATTGCCAATGCCCAGCAGTGCACTGCCCGCTGCTGCAAGGCAGATGAGAACAACCAGCCCCAGAAAGGCTGATTTCCATGGTGCTAATTTGCCAGTCATTCGACGCTCCTCGAACGTTGTGGGGGCCAGCAGACTTTTCAGATGGAACGTTACCCACCTGAAATGGAATCTAACAGATTATTCGCACCCCAATACCAATAATTGATGAAATCTTTCTCATTTTTAGTGTTTTCTGCACCCCACGTGGGCCTGGTGAAAGGAAAAGCGTCCAAGTTCGATTTGTGGACACCTGAATTTTGTTGGGGGACCACCAGAGGAAATGTGCTGTAACGAAAGAGGCGACTTGGTGAAGGAAGTGCAGCACTTGCACTGTGACCGACAAGGATGTGGTGAGGCATAGTACTAGAGTTACATTGGGGGTATCACAGAAATATTGTTGTGCCCACCGCAAACGCTATCGTTTCGCCCAGGATCGCCTCATTGCAACCAAATGCCAACTACAACGGAATGTAATTGATGTGAAAATTCGTCTTCAGCAGATGGCTTTGTGGGTTGAGGTGCCTTTACTCCGCGATAACAACCACTCGACCGATGTCGGCGATAGAGACCCACCCGTCCGACCGGCCTGCCGCGGTGCCGATCTGGAACCTGTCTCGCTCGATGCTGACAACGAGATGCAACACCAGCAGCCAGCCCCGTACACGGGCCAAAACGACATCGCCGACCACCAACTCGTCAGGCAGGCAAGGGGCCAATGTGACGAGTGAGCCGTCGTCGATCCGGCCCCGCATCGAATGCCCGCGGGGTCGTACCTGAACCGATTCACCACGGGTCAGTGCCTCGTATGCAGCGGTTGCCCACTCACGCTCGCTCATCGGTCTCGCCAAAACAAGAAGTGACGTCCATCTTCCATCAGCCGCATCTCCTATTCAAATGGCTGCATCTGGTTATCCAGCCTCATGACCACTGTATCTTGCGTTGATCGCTTCAATCGCTGCAAGATACTCAGCATTTCCGACACCCACCTCCATAAAGACTGGTCGCAATTCTCCACGCTTGCGATCATACTGCTCGTTGGCTTCGTATAGGGTGACAATCTGATCCGGGAAAAGGTACTCCGATGAATTATATTTGTGCTGGTCGCTTCGCTCTTTAGATGCAATCAAAGAGAATAGCTCGGGACCTGGCAGGTCAAACACATCATGGCCCTCAAATTTGCATAGGAGCAGCGAAGTGTTGTATACTCCAATGAATTCTACCAATTTCGACTGACCGAAGCTCACTTGCAGAGCGACATCGAAATAGCAGTGAATTGTTTGACCTTTTCTGACTTCAGGGAAAGCACCTGGTAGATCAGCGAGTGCCATCCTGACCTCGTCCAAAGTCATCCCGAGAAGAACCGGACCGATACCAACGTGCGGGATAATGTCGAAAGTGAGTGGTGTCGCCATGGGGAAAACGGGTCCTCGGTTAAGCAGATTCGCGGGATGTATGGTGAAAAAACAAAGCGATTCCTGCTCCAATCGCTCACTTAGGCCCTTGCGGCCTCAACTGAATTCAGAATAATCTCTCATGAGCAAAATGCAATCAAAAACAGAAACAATTCGTCAATGTCAGTTGCTGCTTTCCTGGGACAGCAGGCATCCTGACTGCTTTTTGAACACCGCCAGGAATAGGGATCTTGGGTGCATTGAGAGACCATGATGCGTTGAGAAGGTATTTTGTGCTGGGCAGGTGAAATGATTTCTTTACTTCTTGGCGGGGCCTTTGAGGAAGCCGGTGTGGTTGATTGTTTTCCAGTAATCTTCCAGCTTGAACTTTGGATCGTTATCCGAATCGTGGCAGCCGAAGCACACCTGGAAGACTCGGCTCATGACTTCGTTTTCCTGAACGGTCAGCATCGCCTCTCGCTTCTTCTGGTCCGGTTCCGCGGCGTAGGCTGCCAGTTTTTCAGGTGATGGTAAATGCCCCTGGCCACCTGTTTTCCATGGGGTCAGGCTTTTCTTCATCGCGTGGGTGGGGTTTGCTTTCTTCAGATTCTCGATTTCTTCCGTCACATGCAGGCTGGCAGGGCCGTGGCACGATTCGCACTGCACGTTCTTTAAGGTGGGCGTTTTTTCGGCATTCAGATACCCACTGCGGTAGGCATAGCCCACCGTATGGCAAATGATGCACTCACCATCAAAGTTCCGACCGGTGGGGAAGGCCGCAATCTTTTCCAGTGCCTCGTAGGCGTGGGCATGCTTCGATTTCGACCAGATTGCGTGCTCGTTGGCGTGGCACTGCACACACGTCTGATCGCCAGCATACTTCGCGGTTGGGTTCTGGGCCTGCACCGGATGCAGCTTTTTGCGGCTGGCCATCTGGCTGAGATAATCCTGCTTTTTCACCGTGTCGGAATAATCCTGCAACAGGTTCAGGATGGGGTGGTCTTTCGTCTTATCGGCTGGGGTGGCAAATTCTTCCGCCATCGCCACCTTCTGGTAATACATCTGGATGCCGGTTTTCGTCTGATAAATCCCCACCACACCCACGTTCTGGCCACGCTGGCCCACCTGCAGGATCATGGTGCGCTTATTGTTCACTTCCTTCGGCAGGCTGGGTGGTTCCGATTCGGCAGTCTGCGACACAATCACATTGAAATCCGGAAACAATTCCGCTGCAGCCTGGGCATCCACCCGTTTGTTCGTGGTGGGATCAACATGATCAAACGGTCCGCTATATAACAGAATCTTGATCATCGGATCGCCATCTTTTTTCCATTGTGCCAGCACCTTATTCAGTTCCAGATCGGTGCGTTCGGCAAACTTCACGCTGTTATCTGGATTCTTCTCAATCACTTTCTGGCCGATCACACTGGTAATGCCCACGGTCAGGCCGGATTTGGCTTTCAGGATTTCTGCGGGCCGAATCATCGGACCACTAAAACCTTCAAAATCTTTCGGATTGGCAATGTTGCTGTTGATCACCTTGGGCAATTCATTGCCGGGCTGTAGAGAATACTTTGCCAGCATTTCCAGCAGTGGGCCAGCAAGCTCTTCGTACCCCACGCCCGTCACGCGATAATTCATCATTTTCATCGCCTGCATCGCGGTGGCATACTTGGTAATCGTCTGCTCGCGAGTGGGGGTGTAAGGCAACGGTTTCGGTACATCGCCAATATCGATTGCTGCCACGTCCCAACCACGTGCTTCCAGCGATTTGATAAAGTTATACCGACGTTCCAACCCACCTTTTTGTGGGTAGGAGCAGCCGCACTTCTGCAGATAGCCGTAAGTCTGGCCGGTAATCACCAGCACCAGATCCGGTTTTTGTTTTGCCGGATCAGGCCAGTGGGTAAACAGCTCCTGAGGCGGAAGTGGGGTGCCTTTGGGTTCTGCCGCCTGCAATGTTGCTGTTTGGCTGGGGTGCGATTCCGGAGAAACCGCCCAATAGATCACCCCCCCCACGGCTACCAGTAAAATTCCAGCAATGTAACGAATTGTTCCATTGGAAATGGTCAACTTCCACATCATTTCCGGCGAACTCCTCTCTAGCAAACATGCATCGTCCTTACCTTCCAGATATTATCGGAAAAATCGTTGTGCTGGGTGTAACTTTTACCCACGCGGGGAAAAAAACGCGAGCTGAAAAATGAGAGAAGTATGAAAATGAATCGCCAACAGGGACAAAACACGTTGCACTTGAAACGTGGACCAATGAAAATGAGTGAATTTTAATGTTTTGCACTGCACCATCGCCGAACTTGAAAAATGAGAAAATTCTCATTCTGCTTTCTTGTCCCGCTGCATTTGGTATTTCAGCCACGCACGTGCGAAGCGCCAGCGTCGGTCTGCCGTGCTGGGCGAAATCTGCTGCAGTTGGGCAATTTCATCCAGTGTCAGCCCACCGTAAAAACGCAGAGAGACCAGTTGGGCATGGTCGGGATATGTGGCAGCGAACAACTGCATCGCTTCATCCAGATGTAACAATTCATCATCATCCTGATTGCCAGCGGGCACGTCCAATTGATCCAGCGATTGCACCAGATGGTTTCCCCCACGTTTCAGACTGGCACGTTCGCGGGCACGATCAATCAGGATGCGACGCATCGCTTCAGCAGCAGCGGCAAAAAAATGGCCCCTGCCTGCAAATTGCTGATCTCCCACCAGACGCAGGTAAGCCTCATGCACCAACGCTGTGGCATCGAGGCTCTGGGCATGGTGCTCCTGTGCCATCCTGGCAGCGGCAAGTACACGCAACTCTGTGTAAACGACAGGCAGCAATTCAGCAGCAGCCTGCCGATCGCCTTGTTCTGCCGCTCTCAGAAGTTGGGTAACGGGGGTCATTTTTTGCCTGTGACTTGAGGTGTTGCATTCCAGGTGATCCCACCGTAGTTTGGATCTTCCGGGATCATATAAGTATCGTAGGTCAGCTTATTGCCGTCCGAGCTGAAAGAGAGAGTACCAAAGGGAACCCTCCAATGCGTCAACGTGAGCAACTCTTGGAATGTTGTGGCATCCCACAGACGCACCTCGATATGATCATCTGTAGTTCGCGATAAGGTGGCGATACGCGTTCCATCCGGACTGTAAAGAACGTCGTCGAGTCGACCAGAAAAGCCTTCGAGCAATCCCAGGATTTTGCCTGTTGCTGCGTCCCAAACAATCGGCGCTGATCGACGACCTTGGGACAACAACATACTTGAGAATGATATGAGTGATTTGCCGCGGGGATGGATTGCCAGACTAGAACCATTTGGATCGGATAAAATCGCAGTCCAAAGTTCCTCACCATTGGCCGCATTGCCAAAATGCAAGATGTGTTTTCCGTCTGAAGCCTTTGCAACCGTAGCAAAATATTGACTATCTGCACTGAAGGCATCATAGGGTGGGCCATAGTTTTCGGTGCGGATGAGGCGTTTGTTATCCAGATCCCACAATTGCATCCGACCAACATCGCGCACCGAGCCCCATGACTGACGATCTTCCACCAGCAATCGCTTCCCATCGGGGCTGAAGGTACCGTTCGATTGAGATTCTGTCTTGATTTCTAAGCGATCTTCTGGATTGTCCAGGGAAACAACCTGCACCTGACCCGCTCCAAAGAGCGCAAGATAGCGTTGATCGGGACTGAGGATGGTGATAGTACGATTCATCATCCGATCTAAAGGATCATTGTTGATGTTCGTAGTGACGGGTGTCCAACACACCTTGCCCGTGTCTGTCTCAAGAATGGGACCCGTAAAACCGTAGGGAACTTTGTTCTCTCGAACGCACAAATAGCGTCCATTCTGGCTGAATGTCAGCAATACACTGGGTAAGGACCACTTTGTTTTTGTTGGAATGGGATCTATTGTCCTCGTTGGCTCTTGGTATTCACCCAACTTTGCAACCGCGAAGGAGTGCAATTCCTTTCCATGACGGTTTCGAATACTGACCTTGTTTTCATCCAACAAGTAGACCGCTTGTCGTTCGCCATCGGGGCTATGAATCGTACGGATTCGTGGGGTATCGTTCGCACGATTTGTAGCTTGTGCTTTAGCAAAGTCCCACTCCTGCATTACAATATCGGTGTGCTTTATCTCATCTTGCTTAAAGATTGCTCGGATTACATCACTGTGCGCAAAGGAAGCAGCCCTGGTATTGCCCGGACTTTTGATGATACGGCGCAAATCCCCTGTTTCGGCATCAATGATCCAAGTTGTTGAATAAATAGTTGTCAGCAGAATAGTTCGACCATCCGGGCTGTGCTGAATCGCAAAGGGTGGCTTGTAATTTAAAAAATCTGAACGATGGATTGAAAAA from Zavarzinella sp. includes these protein-coding regions:
- the glmM gene encoding phosphoglucosamine mutase — its product is MNPEIPSSLIVSVSGIRGIVGKSLLPATATTFAAALGTYLGGGRVVVSRDSRPSGRMLNKAVIAGLTAVGCSVYDIGVAATPTCGIAVRQLSAAGAIQITASHNPAPWNGLKMFGNDGAVLSAERGKQVQRLFERGPLKWADWSKQGEVHIPPDLLEDHARMGCDIVSVADLQSRHFRVLLDANGGAGGPLGLNLLHHLGCEVVAQGCNADGVFMHEAEPIPAHLTDVAPRVKEAECAVGFVLDPDADRLALIDENGKCISEELTLALAVQFRLAESPGPVVINMSSSRVVEDLAMAAGVLFHRTAVGEANVVAGMKAMGAVIGGEGNGGVIDPRLGWVRDPFAAMPMILQHMQRTKKPLSQLVAELPKYEMLKQKYDIDRAILPTALEAIQDQWSDAQIDTTDGLRLDWKDSWVHIRPSNTEPVVRVIAEAPTRDQAEKLCTEAAKHFNS
- a CDS encoding sigma-70 family RNA polymerase sigma factor encodes the protein MDQCTYHLQRTLQLYLAKNPHEVVTWPTYFDSLYVLDWYICNGCIENNNRAWEILFATRTGRSDTLLVDALRARAIRLYPRDEERQEGVIQEFWTHLLVANNPNSLPIMARYDGQRPLAPWLIRVFQNWHVSQMRSHHPTAALPDDDLALPIPQTQDDRWHDAFCSAARDWLNSLSDAEILLLGLRWRYRFSQRQIAQQLKVHEGTISRHTDALRDRCYQVIGQRLTSQGWTGDELETFILTEMQSLLMDEPRLAADQLTLLLAKKGIELPGEA
- a CDS encoding MlaD family protein, whose amino-acid sequence is MTGKLAPWKSAFLGLVVLICLAAAGSALLGIGNFGLWSRQHTLIIHAPDAQSIRPGSHVQMAGLNIGQVQDVAFASDHPGVTITLKIDEEAYRRLHGDAAARVLSSGLLGTSQLALLPGNSTAGPYQDQPLQLRSAGGVTEVTDRLTVVAEQVDTMLAKIQDGKGTLPKLLNDEEIYNDLKVITSDSRKLVKNLDSAVADLRTDTRKTLAKVDEGVDTIKSDLGEMKQFVRNGNEAVTAIRQDAEAIKSMPIVRSYVEDAAKLMVQPNFDRHRVLYNPDALFAHNSSVLSEEGHRHLTEVANWLNSNKIKKSNVVVCVFVDPESKEHTPAGAKALSKMQAEAIVKFLKDKKVDDISFWRGREITPLGMGMDLSPVVEPAGSSVSPTRVEVLFFQPK
- a CDS encoding S24/S26 family peptidase; this translates as MSEREWATAAYEALTRGESVQVRPRGHSMRGRIDDGSLVTLAPCLPDELVVGDVVLARVRGWLLVLHLVVSIERDRFQIGTAAGRSDGWVSIADIGRVVVIAE
- a CDS encoding multiheme c-type cytochrome — protein: MMWKLTISNGTIRYIAGILLVAVGGVIYWAVSPESHPSQTATLQAAEPKGTPLPPQELFTHWPDPAKQKPDLVLVITGQTYGYLQKCGCSYPQKGGLERRYNFIKSLEARGWDVAAIDIGDVPKPLPYTPTREQTITKYATAMQAMKMMNYRVTGVGYEELAGPLLEMLAKYSLQPGNELPKVINSNIANPKDFEGFSGPMIRPAEILKAKSGLTVGITSVIGQKVIEKNPDNSVKFAERTDLELNKVLAQWKKDGDPMIKILLYSGPFDHVDPTTNKRVDAQAAAELFPDFNVIVSQTAESEPPSLPKEVNNKRTMILQVGQRGQNVGVVGIYQTKTGIQMYYQKVAMAEEFATPADKTKDHPILNLLQDYSDTVKKQDYLSQMASRKKLHPVQAQNPTAKYAGDQTCVQCHANEHAIWSKSKHAHAYEALEKIAAFPTGRNFDGECIICHTVGYAYRSGYLNAEKTPTLKNVQCESCHGPASLHVTEEIENLKKANPTHAMKKSLTPWKTGGQGHLPSPEKLAAYAAEPDQKKREAMLTVQENEVMSRVFQVCFGCHDSDNDPKFKLEDYWKTINHTGFLKGPAKK
- a CDS encoding ECF-type sigma factor encodes the protein MTPVTQLLRAAEQGDRQAAAELLPVVYTELRVLAAARMAQEHHAQSLDATALVHEAYLRLVGDQQFAGRGHFFAAAAEAMRRILIDRARERASLKRGGNHLVQSLDQLDVPAGNQDDDELLHLDEAMQLFAATYPDHAQLVSLRFYGGLTLDEIAQLQQISPSTADRRWRFARAWLKYQMQRDKKAE